A portion of the Pseudopipra pipra isolate bDixPip1 chromosome 1, bDixPip1.hap1, whole genome shotgun sequence genome contains these proteins:
- the EZH2 gene encoding histone-lysine N-methyltransferase EZH2 isoform X3, giving the protein MFICGNNKASSEGIIMGQTGKKSEKGPICWRKRVKSEYMRLRQLKRFRRADEVKSMFNSNRQKILERTEILNQEWKQRRIQPVHIMTSVSSLRGTRECSVTSDIDFPKQVIPLKTLNAVASVPIMYSWSPLQQNFMVEDETVLHNIPYMGDEVLDQDGTFIEELIKNYDGKVHGDRECGFINDEIFVELVNALGQYSDDEDDDDGDDNPEERDDKQKDREGNRMEKESRPPRRFPSDKIFEAISSMFPDKGTAEELKEKYKELTEQQLPGALPPECTPNIDGPNAKSVQREQSLHSFHTLFCRRCFKYDCFLHPFHATPNTYKRKNTETALDNKPCGPHCYQHLEGAKEFAAALTAERIKTPPKRPGGRRRGRLPNNTSRPSTPTINVLESKDTDSDREAGTETGGENNDKEEEEKKDETSSSSEANSRCQTPIKMKPNIEPPENVEWSGAEASMFRVLIGTYYDNFCAIARLIGTKTCRQVYEFRVKESSIIAPVPAEDVDTPPRKKKRKHRLWAAHCRKIQLKKDGSSNHVYNYQPCDHPRQPCDSSCPCVIAQNFCEKFCQCSSECQNRFPGCRCKAQCNTKQCPCYLAVRECDPDLCLTCGAADHWDSKNVSCKNCSIQRGSKKHLLLAPSDVAGWGIFIKDPVQKNEFISEYCGEIISQDEADRRGKVYDKYMCSFLFNLNNDFVVDATRKGNKIRFANHSVNPNCYAKVMMVNGDHRIGIFAKRAIQTGEELFFDYRYSQADALKYVGIEREMEIP; this is encoded by the exons GATAATCATGGGTCAAACCGGAAAGAAATCTGAGAAGGGACCAATTTGTTGGAGAAAACGCGTAAAATCAGAATATATGAGACTGAGACAGCTTAAGAGGTTCCGACGTGCGGATGAAGTAAAG AGTATGTTTAATTCTAATCGTCAGAAGATATTGGAAAGAACTGAAATCTTAAATCAAGAATGGAAACAACGTAGGATACAGCCTGTTCACATCATGACTTCTGTGAGCTCATTGCGCGGGACCAGGGAG TGCTCTGTTACCAGCGACATAGATTTTCCGAAACAAGTCATCCCTCTGAAGACTCTCAATGCTGTTGCTTCTGTGCCTATAATGTATTCTTGGTCTCCCCTTCAACAGAATTTTATG GTAGAGGATGAAACTGTTTTACATAACATTCCATATATGGGAGATGAAGTGCTTGACCAGGATGGTACCTTTATTGAAGAACTCATCAAGAACTATGATGGGAAAGTGCATGGAGACAGAG aGTGTGGATTTATCAATGATGAAATATTTGTTGAGCTGGTCAATGCCCTTGGTCAATATagtgatgatgaagatgatgatgatggagaTGACAATCCTGAGGAAAGAGATGACAAGCAAAAAGATCGGGAAGGTAACAGGATGG agaaagaaagccGCCCACCTCGGAGATTTCCTTCTGACAAGAtatttgaagccatttcctccaTGTTTCCGGACAAGGGTACAGCAGAAGAACTGAAAGAGAA ataTAAAGAACTCACTGAGCAGCAGCTTCCCGGAGCTCTTCCCCCTGAATGCACACCCAACATAGATGGACCAAATGCGAAATCCGTTCAGAGGGAGCAAAGCCTGCACTCTTTCCACACGCTCTTCTGTAGGCGCTGTTTTAAATATGATTGCTTCTTACATC CATTCCATGCAACTCCTAATACTTATAAACGAAAGAATACAGAAACAGCATTAGATAATAAGCCTTGTGGACCGCACTGTTATCAACATTTG GAAGGTGCAAAGGAGTTTGCAGCTGCCTTGACCGCTGAGCGTATAAAGACACCACCAAAGCGCCCGGGTGGCCGCCGGAGGGGGAGACTCCCAAACAACACCAGCAGACCCAGCACACCAACAATAAATGTCTTGGAATCAAAAGACACGGATAGTGACCGAGAAGCTGGAACGGAAACtggaggagaaaacaatgataaagaagaagaagaaaagaaagatgaaacaTCGAGTTCCTCTG AAGCAAATTCTAGGTGTCAAACACCGATAAAGATGAAGCCAAATATTGAGCCTCCGGAGAATGTGGAATGGAGTGGTGCAGAAGCCTCAATGTTTAGAGTTCTTATTGGCACCTACTATGACAACTTCTGTGCAATTGCCAGACTGATTGGGACCAAAACGTGCAGACAG GTGTATGAGTTTAGAGTAAAGGAATCTAGTATTATTGCACCAGTCCCTGCTGAAGATGTTGATACTCCtcccagaaagaagaaaaggaaacacag GTTGTGGGCTGCTCATTGCAGAAAGATACAGCTGAAAAAGG ATGGGTCATCGAATCATGTTTACAACTATCAGCCATGTGATCACCCACGTCAGCCTTGTGATAGCTCATGCCCATGTGTAATTGCTCAAAACTTCTGTGAGAAGTTTTGTCAGTGCAGCTCAGAAT GCCAAAACCGGTTTCCTGGATGTCGTTGTAAAGCACAATGCAACACCAAGCAGTGTCCGTGTTACCTGGCTGTGCGTGAGTGTGATCCTGACCTCTGTCTCACGTGTGGAGCAGCTGACCACTGGGACAGCAAAAATGTTTCTTGCAAGAACTGCAGCATTCAGAGAGGATCCAAAAAG CACTTACTATTGGCACCTTCAGATGTGGCGGGCTGGGGAATTTTTATCAAAGATCCTGTACAGAAGAATGAATTCATCTCTGAATACTGTGGTGAG attatttctCAGGATGAGGcagacagaagaggaaaagtgTATGACAAATACATGTGCAGCTTTCTGTTTAACTTGAATAATG ATTTTGTGGTTGATGCAACACGCAAGGGCAACAAAATTAGATTTGCAAACCATTCAGTAAATCCCAACTGCTATGCAAAAG tTATGATGGTTAATGGTGATCACAGAATAGGAATATTTGCTAAAAGAGCCATTCAGACTGGTGAAGAACTGTTCTTTGACTACAG atatAGCCAAGCTGATGCCCTTAAGTATGTGGGCAttgaaagagaaatggaaatccCTTGA
- the EZH2 gene encoding histone-lysine N-methyltransferase EZH2 isoform X4: MFICGNNKASSEGIIMGQTGKKSEKGPICWRKRVKSEYMRLRQLKRFRRADEVKSMFNSNRQKILERTEILNQEWKQRRIQPVHIMTSCSVTSDIDFPKQVIPLKTLNAVASVPIMYSWSPLQQNFMVEDETVLHNIPYMGDEVLDQDGTFIEELIKNYDGKVHGDRGEPKHSECGFINDEIFVELVNALGQYSDDEDDDDGDDNPEERDDKQKDREGNRMEKESRPPRRFPSDKIFEAISSMFPDKGTAEELKEKYKELTEQQLPGALPPECTPNIDGPNAKSVQREQSLHSFHTLFCRRCFKYDCFLHPFHATPNTYKRKNTETALDNKPCGPHCYQHLEGAKEFAAALTAERIKTPPKRPGGRRRGRLPNNTSRPSTPTINVLESKDTDSDREAGTETGGENNDKEEEEKKDETSSSSEANSRCQTPIKMKPNIEPPENVEWSGAEASMFRVLIGTYYDNFCAIARLIGTKTCRQVYEFRVKESSIIAPVPAEDVDTPPRKKKRKHRLWAAHCRKIQLKKDGSSNHVYNYQPCDHPRQPCDSSCPCVIAQNFCEKFCQCSSECQNRFPGCRCKAQCNTKQCPCYLAVRECDPDLCLTCGAADHWDSKNVSCKNCSIQRGSKKHLLLAPSDVAGWGIFIKDPVQKNEFISEYCGEIISQDEADRRGKVYDKYMCSFLFNLNNDFVVDATRKGNKIRFANHSVNPNCYAKVMMVNGDHRIGIFAKRAIQTGEELFFDYRYSQADALKYVGIEREMEIP, translated from the exons GATAATCATGGGTCAAACCGGAAAGAAATCTGAGAAGGGACCAATTTGTTGGAGAAAACGCGTAAAATCAGAATATATGAGACTGAGACAGCTTAAGAGGTTCCGACGTGCGGATGAAGTAAAG AGTATGTTTAATTCTAATCGTCAGAAGATATTGGAAAGAACTGAAATCTTAAATCAAGAATGGAAACAACGTAGGATACAGCCTGTTCACATCATGACTTCT TGCTCTGTTACCAGCGACATAGATTTTCCGAAACAAGTCATCCCTCTGAAGACTCTCAATGCTGTTGCTTCTGTGCCTATAATGTATTCTTGGTCTCCCCTTCAACAGAATTTTATG GTAGAGGATGAAACTGTTTTACATAACATTCCATATATGGGAGATGAAGTGCTTGACCAGGATGGTACCTTTATTGAAGAACTCATCAAGAACTATGATGGGAAAGTGCATGGAGACAGAGGTGAGCCCAAACACTCAG aGTGTGGATTTATCAATGATGAAATATTTGTTGAGCTGGTCAATGCCCTTGGTCAATATagtgatgatgaagatgatgatgatggagaTGACAATCCTGAGGAAAGAGATGACAAGCAAAAAGATCGGGAAGGTAACAGGATGG agaaagaaagccGCCCACCTCGGAGATTTCCTTCTGACAAGAtatttgaagccatttcctccaTGTTTCCGGACAAGGGTACAGCAGAAGAACTGAAAGAGAA ataTAAAGAACTCACTGAGCAGCAGCTTCCCGGAGCTCTTCCCCCTGAATGCACACCCAACATAGATGGACCAAATGCGAAATCCGTTCAGAGGGAGCAAAGCCTGCACTCTTTCCACACGCTCTTCTGTAGGCGCTGTTTTAAATATGATTGCTTCTTACATC CATTCCATGCAACTCCTAATACTTATAAACGAAAGAATACAGAAACAGCATTAGATAATAAGCCTTGTGGACCGCACTGTTATCAACATTTG GAAGGTGCAAAGGAGTTTGCAGCTGCCTTGACCGCTGAGCGTATAAAGACACCACCAAAGCGCCCGGGTGGCCGCCGGAGGGGGAGACTCCCAAACAACACCAGCAGACCCAGCACACCAACAATAAATGTCTTGGAATCAAAAGACACGGATAGTGACCGAGAAGCTGGAACGGAAACtggaggagaaaacaatgataaagaagaagaagaaaagaaagatgaaacaTCGAGTTCCTCTG AAGCAAATTCTAGGTGTCAAACACCGATAAAGATGAAGCCAAATATTGAGCCTCCGGAGAATGTGGAATGGAGTGGTGCAGAAGCCTCAATGTTTAGAGTTCTTATTGGCACCTACTATGACAACTTCTGTGCAATTGCCAGACTGATTGGGACCAAAACGTGCAGACAG GTGTATGAGTTTAGAGTAAAGGAATCTAGTATTATTGCACCAGTCCCTGCTGAAGATGTTGATACTCCtcccagaaagaagaaaaggaaacacag GTTGTGGGCTGCTCATTGCAGAAAGATACAGCTGAAAAAGG ATGGGTCATCGAATCATGTTTACAACTATCAGCCATGTGATCACCCACGTCAGCCTTGTGATAGCTCATGCCCATGTGTAATTGCTCAAAACTTCTGTGAGAAGTTTTGTCAGTGCAGCTCAGAAT GCCAAAACCGGTTTCCTGGATGTCGTTGTAAAGCACAATGCAACACCAAGCAGTGTCCGTGTTACCTGGCTGTGCGTGAGTGTGATCCTGACCTCTGTCTCACGTGTGGAGCAGCTGACCACTGGGACAGCAAAAATGTTTCTTGCAAGAACTGCAGCATTCAGAGAGGATCCAAAAAG CACTTACTATTGGCACCTTCAGATGTGGCGGGCTGGGGAATTTTTATCAAAGATCCTGTACAGAAGAATGAATTCATCTCTGAATACTGTGGTGAG attatttctCAGGATGAGGcagacagaagaggaaaagtgTATGACAAATACATGTGCAGCTTTCTGTTTAACTTGAATAATG ATTTTGTGGTTGATGCAACACGCAAGGGCAACAAAATTAGATTTGCAAACCATTCAGTAAATCCCAACTGCTATGCAAAAG tTATGATGGTTAATGGTGATCACAGAATAGGAATATTTGCTAAAAGAGCCATTCAGACTGGTGAAGAACTGTTCTTTGACTACAG atatAGCCAAGCTGATGCCCTTAAGTATGTGGGCAttgaaagagaaatggaaatccCTTGA
- the EZH2 gene encoding histone-lysine N-methyltransferase EZH2 isoform X6, giving the protein MFICGNNKASSEGIIMGQTGKKSEKGPICWRKRVKSEYMRLRQLKRFRRADEVKSMFNSNRQKILERTEILNQEWKQRRIQPVHIMTSCSVTSDIDFPKQVIPLKTLNAVASVPIMYSWSPLQQNFMVEDETVLHNIPYMGDEVLDQDGTFIEELIKNYDGKVHGDRECGFINDEIFVELVNALGQYSDDEDDDDGDDNPEERDDKQKDREGNRMEKESRPPRRFPSDKIFEAISSMFPDKGTAEELKEKYKELTEQQLPGALPPECTPNIDGPNAKSVQREQSLHSFHTLFCRRCFKYDCFLHPFHATPNTYKRKNTETALDNKPCGPHCYQHLEGAKEFAAALTAERIKTPPKRPGGRRRGRLPNNTSRPSTPTINVLESKDTDSDREAGTETGGENNDKEEEEKKDETSSSSEANSRCQTPIKMKPNIEPPENVEWSGAEASMFRVLIGTYYDNFCAIARLIGTKTCRQVYEFRVKESSIIAPVPAEDVDTPPRKKKRKHRLWAAHCRKIQLKKDGSSNHVYNYQPCDHPRQPCDSSCPCVIAQNFCEKFCQCSSECQNRFPGCRCKAQCNTKQCPCYLAVRECDPDLCLTCGAADHWDSKNVSCKNCSIQRGSKKHLLLAPSDVAGWGIFIKDPVQKNEFISEYCGEIISQDEADRRGKVYDKYMCSFLFNLNNDFVVDATRKGNKIRFANHSVNPNCYAKVMMVNGDHRIGIFAKRAIQTGEELFFDYRYSQADALKYVGIEREMEIP; this is encoded by the exons GATAATCATGGGTCAAACCGGAAAGAAATCTGAGAAGGGACCAATTTGTTGGAGAAAACGCGTAAAATCAGAATATATGAGACTGAGACAGCTTAAGAGGTTCCGACGTGCGGATGAAGTAAAG AGTATGTTTAATTCTAATCGTCAGAAGATATTGGAAAGAACTGAAATCTTAAATCAAGAATGGAAACAACGTAGGATACAGCCTGTTCACATCATGACTTCT TGCTCTGTTACCAGCGACATAGATTTTCCGAAACAAGTCATCCCTCTGAAGACTCTCAATGCTGTTGCTTCTGTGCCTATAATGTATTCTTGGTCTCCCCTTCAACAGAATTTTATG GTAGAGGATGAAACTGTTTTACATAACATTCCATATATGGGAGATGAAGTGCTTGACCAGGATGGTACCTTTATTGAAGAACTCATCAAGAACTATGATGGGAAAGTGCATGGAGACAGAG aGTGTGGATTTATCAATGATGAAATATTTGTTGAGCTGGTCAATGCCCTTGGTCAATATagtgatgatgaagatgatgatgatggagaTGACAATCCTGAGGAAAGAGATGACAAGCAAAAAGATCGGGAAGGTAACAGGATGG agaaagaaagccGCCCACCTCGGAGATTTCCTTCTGACAAGAtatttgaagccatttcctccaTGTTTCCGGACAAGGGTACAGCAGAAGAACTGAAAGAGAA ataTAAAGAACTCACTGAGCAGCAGCTTCCCGGAGCTCTTCCCCCTGAATGCACACCCAACATAGATGGACCAAATGCGAAATCCGTTCAGAGGGAGCAAAGCCTGCACTCTTTCCACACGCTCTTCTGTAGGCGCTGTTTTAAATATGATTGCTTCTTACATC CATTCCATGCAACTCCTAATACTTATAAACGAAAGAATACAGAAACAGCATTAGATAATAAGCCTTGTGGACCGCACTGTTATCAACATTTG GAAGGTGCAAAGGAGTTTGCAGCTGCCTTGACCGCTGAGCGTATAAAGACACCACCAAAGCGCCCGGGTGGCCGCCGGAGGGGGAGACTCCCAAACAACACCAGCAGACCCAGCACACCAACAATAAATGTCTTGGAATCAAAAGACACGGATAGTGACCGAGAAGCTGGAACGGAAACtggaggagaaaacaatgataaagaagaagaagaaaagaaagatgaaacaTCGAGTTCCTCTG AAGCAAATTCTAGGTGTCAAACACCGATAAAGATGAAGCCAAATATTGAGCCTCCGGAGAATGTGGAATGGAGTGGTGCAGAAGCCTCAATGTTTAGAGTTCTTATTGGCACCTACTATGACAACTTCTGTGCAATTGCCAGACTGATTGGGACCAAAACGTGCAGACAG GTGTATGAGTTTAGAGTAAAGGAATCTAGTATTATTGCACCAGTCCCTGCTGAAGATGTTGATACTCCtcccagaaagaagaaaaggaaacacag GTTGTGGGCTGCTCATTGCAGAAAGATACAGCTGAAAAAGG ATGGGTCATCGAATCATGTTTACAACTATCAGCCATGTGATCACCCACGTCAGCCTTGTGATAGCTCATGCCCATGTGTAATTGCTCAAAACTTCTGTGAGAAGTTTTGTCAGTGCAGCTCAGAAT GCCAAAACCGGTTTCCTGGATGTCGTTGTAAAGCACAATGCAACACCAAGCAGTGTCCGTGTTACCTGGCTGTGCGTGAGTGTGATCCTGACCTCTGTCTCACGTGTGGAGCAGCTGACCACTGGGACAGCAAAAATGTTTCTTGCAAGAACTGCAGCATTCAGAGAGGATCCAAAAAG CACTTACTATTGGCACCTTCAGATGTGGCGGGCTGGGGAATTTTTATCAAAGATCCTGTACAGAAGAATGAATTCATCTCTGAATACTGTGGTGAG attatttctCAGGATGAGGcagacagaagaggaaaagtgTATGACAAATACATGTGCAGCTTTCTGTTTAACTTGAATAATG ATTTTGTGGTTGATGCAACACGCAAGGGCAACAAAATTAGATTTGCAAACCATTCAGTAAATCCCAACTGCTATGCAAAAG tTATGATGGTTAATGGTGATCACAGAATAGGAATATTTGCTAAAAGAGCCATTCAGACTGGTGAAGAACTGTTCTTTGACTACAG atatAGCCAAGCTGATGCCCTTAAGTATGTGGGCAttgaaagagaaatggaaatccCTTGA
- the EZH2 gene encoding histone-lysine N-methyltransferase EZH2 isoform X5 translates to MGQTGKKSEKGPICWRKRVKSEYMRLRQLKRFRRADEVKSMFNSNRQKILERTEILNQEWKQRRIQPVHIMTSVSSLRGTRECSVTSDIDFPKQVIPLKTLNAVASVPIMYSWSPLQQNFMVEDETVLHNIPYMGDEVLDQDGTFIEELIKNYDGKVHGDRGEPKHSECGFINDEIFVELVNALGQYSDDEDDDDGDDNPEERDDKQKDREGNRMEKESRPPRRFPSDKIFEAISSMFPDKGTAEELKEKYKELTEQQLPGALPPECTPNIDGPNAKSVQREQSLHSFHTLFCRRCFKYDCFLHPFHATPNTYKRKNTETALDNKPCGPHCYQHLEGAKEFAAALTAERIKTPPKRPGGRRRGRLPNNTSRPSTPTINVLESKDTDSDREAGTETGGENNDKEEEEKKDETSSSSEANSRCQTPIKMKPNIEPPENVEWSGAEASMFRVLIGTYYDNFCAIARLIGTKTCRQVYEFRVKESSIIAPVPAEDVDTPPRKKKRKHRLWAAHCRKIQLKKDGSSNHVYNYQPCDHPRQPCDSSCPCVIAQNFCEKFCQCSSECQNRFPGCRCKAQCNTKQCPCYLAVRECDPDLCLTCGAADHWDSKNVSCKNCSIQRGSKKHLLLAPSDVAGWGIFIKDPVQKNEFISEYCGEIISQDEADRRGKVYDKYMCSFLFNLNNDFVVDATRKGNKIRFANHSVNPNCYAKVMMVNGDHRIGIFAKRAIQTGEELFFDYRYSQADALKYVGIEREMEIP, encoded by the exons ATGGGTCAAACCGGAAAGAAATCTGAGAAGGGACCAATTTGTTGGAGAAAACGCGTAAAATCAGAATATATGAGACTGAGACAGCTTAAGAGGTTCCGACGTGCGGATGAAGTAAAG AGTATGTTTAATTCTAATCGTCAGAAGATATTGGAAAGAACTGAAATCTTAAATCAAGAATGGAAACAACGTAGGATACAGCCTGTTCACATCATGACTTCTGTGAGCTCATTGCGCGGGACCAGGGAG TGCTCTGTTACCAGCGACATAGATTTTCCGAAACAAGTCATCCCTCTGAAGACTCTCAATGCTGTTGCTTCTGTGCCTATAATGTATTCTTGGTCTCCCCTTCAACAGAATTTTATG GTAGAGGATGAAACTGTTTTACATAACATTCCATATATGGGAGATGAAGTGCTTGACCAGGATGGTACCTTTATTGAAGAACTCATCAAGAACTATGATGGGAAAGTGCATGGAGACAGAGGTGAGCCCAAACACTCAG aGTGTGGATTTATCAATGATGAAATATTTGTTGAGCTGGTCAATGCCCTTGGTCAATATagtgatgatgaagatgatgatgatggagaTGACAATCCTGAGGAAAGAGATGACAAGCAAAAAGATCGGGAAGGTAACAGGATGG agaaagaaagccGCCCACCTCGGAGATTTCCTTCTGACAAGAtatttgaagccatttcctccaTGTTTCCGGACAAGGGTACAGCAGAAGAACTGAAAGAGAA ataTAAAGAACTCACTGAGCAGCAGCTTCCCGGAGCTCTTCCCCCTGAATGCACACCCAACATAGATGGACCAAATGCGAAATCCGTTCAGAGGGAGCAAAGCCTGCACTCTTTCCACACGCTCTTCTGTAGGCGCTGTTTTAAATATGATTGCTTCTTACATC CATTCCATGCAACTCCTAATACTTATAAACGAAAGAATACAGAAACAGCATTAGATAATAAGCCTTGTGGACCGCACTGTTATCAACATTTG GAAGGTGCAAAGGAGTTTGCAGCTGCCTTGACCGCTGAGCGTATAAAGACACCACCAAAGCGCCCGGGTGGCCGCCGGAGGGGGAGACTCCCAAACAACACCAGCAGACCCAGCACACCAACAATAAATGTCTTGGAATCAAAAGACACGGATAGTGACCGAGAAGCTGGAACGGAAACtggaggagaaaacaatgataaagaagaagaagaaaagaaagatgaaacaTCGAGTTCCTCTG AAGCAAATTCTAGGTGTCAAACACCGATAAAGATGAAGCCAAATATTGAGCCTCCGGAGAATGTGGAATGGAGTGGTGCAGAAGCCTCAATGTTTAGAGTTCTTATTGGCACCTACTATGACAACTTCTGTGCAATTGCCAGACTGATTGGGACCAAAACGTGCAGACAG GTGTATGAGTTTAGAGTAAAGGAATCTAGTATTATTGCACCAGTCCCTGCTGAAGATGTTGATACTCCtcccagaaagaagaaaaggaaacacag GTTGTGGGCTGCTCATTGCAGAAAGATACAGCTGAAAAAGG ATGGGTCATCGAATCATGTTTACAACTATCAGCCATGTGATCACCCACGTCAGCCTTGTGATAGCTCATGCCCATGTGTAATTGCTCAAAACTTCTGTGAGAAGTTTTGTCAGTGCAGCTCAGAAT GCCAAAACCGGTTTCCTGGATGTCGTTGTAAAGCACAATGCAACACCAAGCAGTGTCCGTGTTACCTGGCTGTGCGTGAGTGTGATCCTGACCTCTGTCTCACGTGTGGAGCAGCTGACCACTGGGACAGCAAAAATGTTTCTTGCAAGAACTGCAGCATTCAGAGAGGATCCAAAAAG CACTTACTATTGGCACCTTCAGATGTGGCGGGCTGGGGAATTTTTATCAAAGATCCTGTACAGAAGAATGAATTCATCTCTGAATACTGTGGTGAG attatttctCAGGATGAGGcagacagaagaggaaaagtgTATGACAAATACATGTGCAGCTTTCTGTTTAACTTGAATAATG ATTTTGTGGTTGATGCAACACGCAAGGGCAACAAAATTAGATTTGCAAACCATTCAGTAAATCCCAACTGCTATGCAAAAG tTATGATGGTTAATGGTGATCACAGAATAGGAATATTTGCTAAAAGAGCCATTCAGACTGGTGAAGAACTGTTCTTTGACTACAG atatAGCCAAGCTGATGCCCTTAAGTATGTGGGCAttgaaagagaaatggaaatccCTTGA